ACTCTCCCAAGCATCATGGCCATGTTGCAGGACCAGCCTTGGCTCCATCATCTCCATCACCTCTAGCTGAACCTCCTAAACAATCATCCCCAGGGCCAGCATACTCTCCAAAGCATCATGGTCCGGTTGCAGGGCCAGTTTTGGCTCCTACATATCCACCACCACCACATGTAGCTGAACCTCCTAAACAATCATCTGCATCACCTGCACACTCTCCCAAGCATCATGCTCCAACATTGGCTCCTACAAATCCACCATCACCTCCCCCGAAACAATTATCTCCACCTCTACCGTCAACATCACCCCAAGATTCAACTCCATCCCCGGCCAGCGATCTCACGCCGGCTGTGCCACCTTCCAAGTCATTTGCAACTTCAACTTCTTCAAGTGTGATAGTGTTAGCAGCTAGTGTCTTATTGAGTATGGTATATAGTAGCTTTGTGGGTGTTTTTTAGAAATATTGAGTAGCTTAGTCAAATTATTCTTTCGATATTTGAAGTGTTTTAAAAGCAAATTcaagtcattattattattttgcataTTTATTTGTATTAATTTTAGGACTTAATTCTATTATATTATAATttcctttttaattttaatttgttagTCTTGTATtctcaaataatattattttattataaaaaatgcTTTATAATACTTTTTAAAGTAAAgatgtttaaattattttacatataaTACAGATAAGTTAATTTGAAAAGAaagatattataaattttaaaattttaattttcataaataaaattagaatattttgaattttataatttaaaaataataattttcacattttttcatatattttataccatagttttgtttattaattttacctaaaatttcaaattaatacaATTTCTTTTCCAGTTCCTTTcaattaaaatatacataaaccTTCTTATGACCCAAAAAGAATTTTTTATACATGAGATTGGATTTTCTTGATCCTTCTTTATCAACCCTACTTATTTGCTAGAGGCAACTAAGtaattatatcaaaatttaatCCATTAATATTCATCTCAATTAGACTTGTTCAAAGGTCAGGCTACCCCTTTGAAATTTGAGAggattttaacaaaaatattataCCCGAAAataggcttgggcaaaaaaattaAATCTACTTAAAATATAAGTCGAGCTCAAACTTAAATATTCAAGGTCTAGTCTAActcattttaagtttataatattttatattatgttatttttatatattatgtaatttagaacacattaaaaaataaacctatacaatgtaaatattaaaataatgttaatactatataaaatttataataaataagaaatgtataaaattattaaatatcaaataaaacaatataaatatttttaaaaaatttaaaaataatataaacggTTCTAAAATAGGCTTAAATTAGTCTTTGACCCAAACCCAACCCAACTCAAACCATAAATACCTCAAATATGGACTACTCatgaaatattataattttttttttatctaagcTAATCTCGGGCCATCCAAATTACCATTCATTAGAATAAAAagttattaataaatattttgtaattaaattcaaataaaaatacttTTATAATAGTAATTCAACCCAAGTACAAATTACATTATCCAGAGCCGATATGAATAAAGTCTACCGGCTCGTACCTTGAAAAAGTTTATTGAATAATATTCATGCCTAAATCACAAATACAAGATTGGAAAATTTAGTCATAGCCATGGCTATAAATAGATACAAAAATGGGTTGAAATGATTCAGAAGAATAGCCATCTCTTCCTTCTAGCCCTCTGCAACATAAACACAAAGTTaccaacattattattatttcgcaAGTTTAAAACTTCCGCTGTGCAAAGACTTCACAATAAGCCTATATCATCCTCATTGCTTTCATAATATTTAATCCCAACCGGAGAGTGAGTGTTGGGTATGAGTCTGCTATTGCTTAGAAGGTTTTTCATATATTTGAAGGATTATACTCTCGTGTTCAATACGTATTCAATACATATGTTGAACAAAGTCCATAATCtatttgtattgttaaaaacTAACATGGTTGACAAAATAACCGACAGTGACATGTGGCATGCCATGTGTAACTCATACTGATGTATAAGGACTAGattatatcagtaaaaataaatggaatttttaataaaagcaccagtttactctttgatttaaCATACAAcgactaatttgtccatttttttagTAAAGGGGGGTAAAATACAATCCGACTCCTAGTTCGAgccctccatgatacttttaccatcAGAGCTGATTATAATTGCATTCAATACAAGACTACAACATAACATTTGTAAGtgaaaaaagaaaatacaaaCCTTTTGATTCCCAGTTTGTGATGGTATTACGATTGGTTGAGGAAGGACGCCATTATCGATGTTCTGAATGTACGGTCGCACCTTCTCCTCCAACATCTCATTTAACTAAACATCAAATATTGGTTATGATAGAAATACACACAAAAATAAGACATACTGAATCCATTATAGAAATAAAGGAAGCAGTCCCTAAGAGAAAATAAGTTTAAACGTATGTGTGTTATGATACTTGGACTTGGGTGGCACAAGTTTGATTAAATACCTTCTCTTGACGCCATTTGGTTTCCCATTGCGCATCTAAAAGTTTATCAGCAATTTCTCGTTGAGCATTAAGAAGAACAGTCATTTCATACAGTTTTGCTGGATCTTTAAGATCATCTTCGCTCCACGAAGATGCATTTAGGGGAAGGTCCAAATTCTGAAAGCACCACCAAAGTTTAATCCGATTATTGCCATTACAGTTTCTTTCTATGAAATATACAAATTATACAATATGACAGCTGAGGATACTAACACCCCAATTTTGTGGCCTTGGAGGAGGATCTAGTCTCATGACTTCGGCCTCCAACGCTTTCTTGGCCTTGTAATAAGGAACATTTTTCACTACAACAGGGTCATCCCTCGCACGAACAGGATCTAGGGTAATCAAGCCCTGTGAATGTTAAACTAGGTCACGTCATGA
Above is a genomic segment from Gossypium arboreum isolate Shixiya-1 chromosome 8, ASM2569848v2, whole genome shotgun sequence containing:
- the LOC108468555 gene encoding lysine-rich arabinogalactan protein 19-like, whose product is MKSHRSLSLFVVFIICLLSFSDAYRNFVVLESSVLHGPAQSPNHHGSVARPTMAPTSPPVVEPPKQSSVLPGPSPWPAHSPKHHGHVAGPALAPSSPSPLAEPPKQSSPGPAYSPKHHGPVAGPVLAPTYPPPPHVAEPPKQSSASPAHSPKHHAPTLAPTNPPSPPPKQLSPPLPSTSPQDSTPSPASDLTPAVPPSKSFATSTSSSVIVLAASVLLSMVYSSFVGVF